The Athene noctua chromosome 11, bAthNoc1.hap1.1, whole genome shotgun sequence genome has a segment encoding these proteins:
- the PGK1 gene encoding phosphoglycerate kinase 1, protein MSLSNKLTLDKVDVKGKRVVMRVDFNVPMKDHKITNNQRIKAAVPTIKHCLDHGAKSVVLMSHLGRPDGVPMPEKFSLAPVAVELKALMGREVLFLKDCVGPEVEKACANPAAGSIILLENLRFHVEEEGKGKDASGNKIKAEPAKVEAFRASLSKLGDVYVNDAFGTAHRAHSSMVGVNLPQKAAGFLMKKELDYFAKALESPERPFLAILGGAKVQDKIQLISNMLDKVNEMIIGGGMAFTFLKVINNMEIGNSLFDEEGSKIVKDLMAKAEKNGVKITLPVDFITADKFDEHAQTGEATVASGIPAGWMGLDCGPESVKKFVEVVGRAKQIVWNGPVGVFEWDKFAKGTKALMDKVVEVTGKGSITIIGGGDTATCCAKWNTEDKVSHVSTGGGASLELLEGKVLPGVDALSNV, encoded by the exons gGTTGACTTCAATGTTCCAATGAAGGATCACAAAATAACCAACAATCAAAG AATCAAGGCAGCTGTTCCTACCATCAAGCACTGCTTGGATCATGGAGCCAAGTCAGTGGTTTTGATGAGTCACCTGGGTCGCCCGGATGGCGTTCCCATGCCTGAGAAGTTCTCCTTGGCCCCAGTAGCTGTGGAGCTTAAAGCGCTCATGGGCAG GGAGGTCTTATTCCTGAAGGATTGTGTTGGTCCTGAGGTGGAGAAGGCCTGTGCTAATCCTGCAGCTGGCTCCATCATCCTGCTGGAGAACCTCCGATTCCACGTagaagaagaagggaaagggaaggatgCTTCAGGGAACAAG atCAAGGCTGAGCCTGCAAAAGTGGAGGCTTTCAGAGCCTCTCTTTCTAAACTGGGAGATGTCTATGTCAACGATGCGTTTGGAACTGCCCACCGAGCTCACAG CTCCATGGTAGGCGTCAATCTGCCTCAGAAGGCTGCTGGCTTCCTGATGAAGAAAGAACTGGATTATTTTGCTAAGGCCCTAGAGAGTCCAGAGAGACCCTTCTTAGCAATTCTTGGAGG agcCAAAGTTCAGGATAAGATCCAGCTGATCAGTAACATGTTGGATAAGGTCAATGAGATGATCATTGGTGGTGGAATGGCGTTCACCTTCCTCAAAGTGATCAACAACATGGAG ATTGGCAACTCTCTGTTTGATGAAGAGGGATCAAAAATTGTCAAGGACCTGATGGCCAAGGCAGAGAAGAACGGTGTGAAGATTACTTTGCCTGTTGACTTCATCACTGCAGACAAATTTGATGAGCATGCACAGACTGGGGAAGCCACAGTAGCTTCAGGCATTCCTGCTGGCTGGATG GGCTTGGACTGCGGCCCTGAAAGTGTGAAGAAGTTTGTTGAAGTTGTGGGAAGGGCCAAGCAAATTGTGTGGAATGGTCCAGTTGGTGTCTTTGAGTGGGACAAGTTTGCCAAAGGAACCAAAGCCCTGATGGACAAAGTGGTAGAAGTAACTGGAAAGGGCAGCATCACCATTATTG GTGGTGGAGACACAGCCACTTGCTGTGCAAAGTGGAACACCGAGGATAAAGTTAGCCATGTCAGCACAGGAGGTGGTGCCAGCCTGGAACTGCTGGAGG